A genomic region of Pseudomonas frederiksbergensis contains the following coding sequences:
- the azu gene encoding azurin — MFAKLVAVSLLTLASSQLMAAECKVDVDSTDQMSFNTKEITIDKSCKTFTVNLTHSGSLPKNVMGHNWVLSKTADMAGIATDGMAAGIDKNYLKEADTRIIAHTKIIGAGEKDSVTFDVSKLTAGESYQFFCSFPGHNSIMKGAVVLK; from the coding sequence ATGTTTGCCAAACTCGTTGCGGTATCCCTGCTGACACTGGCCAGCAGCCAATTGATGGCTGCAGAGTGCAAGGTCGATGTCGACTCCACCGATCAGATGTCCTTCAACACAAAGGAGATCACCATCGACAAGAGTTGCAAAACCTTCACTGTCAACCTGACCCACTCCGGCAGCTTGCCGAAGAATGTCATGGGCCATAACTGGGTGCTGAGCAAAACCGCAGACATGGCGGGTATCGCCACCGACGGCATGGCCGCCGGCATCGACAAGAATTACTTGAAAGAAGCTGACACTCGCATTATCGCCCACACCAAAATCATCGGTGCCGGCGAGAAAGACTCGGTGACCTTCGACGTGTCGAAGCTGACCGCTGGCGAAAGCTATCAGTTCTTCTGCTCGTTCCCGGGCCACAACTCGATAATGAAAGGCGCTGTTGTCCTGAAGTAA
- a CDS encoding TIGR00730 family Rossman fold protein — protein sequence MSLASVCVFCGASTGTDPAYRQAAIALGQALARRKLTLVYGGGAVGLMGIVADAALAAGGEVIGIIPESLKNSEIGHNGLTRLEVVDGMHARKARMAELSDAFIALPGGLGTFEELFEVWTWGQLGYHGKPLGLLEVNGFYSKLTAFLDHVVGEGFVREHHRDMLQMSESPQDLLDALDAWQPVVAPKWVGQKPG from the coding sequence ATGTCTTTAGCGTCTGTTTGTGTATTTTGCGGCGCCAGCACCGGCACTGACCCGGCGTATCGGCAAGCGGCGATCGCCCTCGGCCAGGCGCTGGCCCGGCGCAAGCTGACGCTGGTGTACGGCGGCGGTGCTGTCGGCTTGATGGGCATTGTTGCCGATGCTGCACTGGCGGCGGGCGGCGAAGTGATCGGGATCATTCCCGAGAGCCTGAAGAACTCGGAAATCGGCCACAACGGCCTGACGCGCCTGGAAGTGGTCGACGGCATGCACGCACGCAAGGCACGCATGGCCGAGCTGAGCGACGCGTTCATCGCGCTACCGGGCGGCCTCGGCACGTTTGAAGAGCTGTTCGAAGTCTGGACCTGGGGCCAGCTCGGTTACCACGGCAAACCGCTGGGGTTGCTGGAAGTGAACGGTTTCTACAGCAAACTCACGGCATTTCTTGATCATGTCGTCGGCGAAGGCTTCGTTCGCGAGCATCACCGTGACATGCTGCAAATGAGCGAATCGCCGCAGGATCTGCTGGATGCGCTGGATGCCTGGCAACCGGTGGTAGCCCCAAAATGGGTCGGGCAAAAACCCGGCTAA
- a CDS encoding transglutaminase family protein: MSAHYQILHDTHYHYDSPVSLAQQLAHLWPRPCAWQRCTEQHLQISPEPTSRRDELDVFGNPLTRLAFERPHDELLVNARLTVEVLARPLRDFNQSPAWDMTRSALTYSGQPIAPQLLEACRYRFESPYVHLKSRFVEFSESCFAPGRPLMLGVQALMEKIFSEFTFDAEATQVATPLVEVLERRRGVCQDFAHLMLACLRSRGLAARYVSGYLLTQPPPGQPRLIGADASHAWVSVFCPVLGWVDFDPTNNVQPALEHITLAWGRDFSDVSPLRGVILGGGSHDPEVRVTVMPRDEH, translated from the coding sequence ATGAGCGCCCATTACCAGATTCTCCACGACACCCATTATCACTACGACAGCCCGGTGTCCCTGGCCCAGCAACTCGCCCATTTGTGGCCCCGGCCCTGCGCCTGGCAGCGCTGCACCGAGCAGCACTTGCAGATCAGCCCGGAGCCGACCTCGCGCCGCGATGAGCTGGATGTGTTCGGCAATCCGCTGACCCGCCTGGCCTTCGAACGGCCTCACGACGAACTGCTGGTCAATGCCCGGCTGACGGTCGAAGTACTGGCCCGGCCACTGCGCGATTTCAATCAATCACCAGCCTGGGACATGACCCGCAGCGCATTGACCTATAGCGGTCAGCCGATTGCTCCGCAGCTACTGGAAGCGTGTCGCTATCGGTTTGAGTCGCCGTATGTGCACTTGAAGAGCCGCTTCGTCGAGTTCTCCGAAAGCTGTTTTGCGCCGGGCCGTCCATTGATGTTGGGCGTTCAGGCGTTGATGGAGAAGATCTTCAGCGAATTCACCTTCGACGCCGAGGCGACGCAGGTCGCAACGCCGCTGGTGGAAGTGCTGGAGCGTCGGCGTGGGGTCTGTCAGGACTTTGCGCACTTGATGCTCGCCTGCTTGCGCTCCCGCGGATTGGCGGCGCGTTACGTCAGCGGCTACCTGCTGACTCAGCCTCCACCGGGCCAGCCACGGTTGATCGGCGCTGACGCGTCCCACGCCTGGGTCTCGGTATTCTGTCCGGTGCTGGGTTGGGTTGATTTCGATCCGACCAACAATGTGCAGCCGGCGCTGGAGCACATCACCCTGGCCTGGGGCCGGGATTTTTCCGATGTCTCGCCATTGCGTGGAGTGATACTGGGCGGCGGCAGCCATGACCCGGAAGTGCGGGTGACCGTCATGCCACGGGATGAACATTAA